In one window of Polaromonas naphthalenivorans CJ2 DNA:
- the fur gene encoding ferric iron uptake transcriptional regulator: protein MSNIDELKNTGLKATLPRLKILEIFQGGKQRHMTAEDVFRVLLEERSDIGLATVYRVLMQFEQAGLLNRSNFESGKAVYEINEGQHHDHLVCLDCGKVEEFYDAEIERRQNAVAELKGFAIADHSLSIYAHCTKTDCPNRLAAPGRHHPA, encoded by the coding sequence ATGAGCAACATTGATGAGCTGAAAAACACCGGCCTGAAGGCAACCTTGCCACGCCTGAAAATTCTGGAGATTTTTCAGGGCGGCAAGCAACGCCACATGACGGCCGAAGACGTTTTTCGCGTCTTGCTCGAAGAACGCTCGGACATAGGCCTGGCCACGGTGTATCGGGTTCTGATGCAGTTCGAGCAGGCAGGGCTGCTCAACCGCAGCAATTTCGAATCCGGCAAGGCGGTGTACGAAATCAACGAAGGCCAACACCACGACCATCTGGTTTGCCTGGACTGCGGCAAGGTGGAGGAGTTTTATGACGCCGAGATTGAAAGGCGCCAGAACGCGGTGGCCGAACTCAAGGGCTTTGCCATCGCCGACCACTCGCTGTCGATTTATGCCCATTGCACCAAGACCGACTGCCCCAACCGGCTGGCAGCGCCCGGGCGGCACCACCCAGCCTGA